One window from the genome of Pseudonocardia hierapolitana encodes:
- a CDS encoding winged helix DNA-binding domain-containing protein: MTTSPPVLGRRALNRAFLERQLLLHRADLAVPDAVAHLVGVQAQVPSAPYLGLWSRVAGFDPHDLGRRVAELSLVRMPSLRATIHLTTVEDALALPPIVAPLHRRVFQGSEYGRDLAGLDLDEVVAAGLELLRDRPLTVTELGRELAQRYPGRKPTPLGACVQYGAPLLQLPPRGVWGESGRARLAEVGRTLGRPVGTDPAADRLVLRYLRAFGPASTGDIRAFTGVGGIREVVDRLDLRRFVDERGRTLYDVPDGSLPDPDTPAPPRFLGEFDNALLGHDDRTRVLATEHRSQVLLKPVRPLLVDGMAAGVWTSGSDGLVVRLLAPLDDVAAADVVAEGERMLAALWPEAERKVRLEPPA; the protein is encoded by the coding sequence ATGACCACCTCGCCTCCCGTGCTCGGTCGCCGCGCGCTGAACCGCGCATTCCTCGAGCGCCAGCTGTTGCTGCACCGGGCGGACCTGGCCGTTCCGGACGCGGTCGCGCACCTCGTCGGCGTACAGGCGCAGGTGCCGAGCGCCCCCTACCTGGGGCTCTGGTCGCGGGTGGCCGGGTTCGACCCGCACGATCTCGGGCGGCGCGTGGCCGAGCTCTCGCTGGTGCGGATGCCGTCTCTGCGCGCCACCATCCACCTCACGACCGTGGAGGACGCCCTCGCGCTCCCGCCGATCGTCGCGCCGCTGCACCGCCGGGTCTTCCAGGGCAGCGAGTACGGGCGCGACCTGGCCGGCCTCGACCTGGACGAGGTCGTCGCGGCCGGGCTGGAGCTGCTGCGCGACCGGCCGCTGACCGTCACCGAGCTGGGCCGCGAGCTCGCGCAGCGCTACCCGGGCCGGAAGCCGACACCGCTCGGCGCCTGCGTGCAGTACGGCGCCCCGCTCCTGCAGCTGCCACCCCGCGGGGTCTGGGGCGAGAGCGGACGGGCCCGGCTAGCGGAGGTGGGCCGCACACTCGGCCGACCGGTCGGCACCGACCCGGCCGCCGACCGGCTCGTGCTGCGCTACCTGCGCGCGTTCGGCCCGGCGAGCACGGGCGACATCCGCGCGTTCACCGGCGTCGGCGGCATCCGCGAGGTGGTCGACCGGCTGGACCTGCGCCGGTTCGTCGACGAGCGCGGCCGCACGCTGTACGACGTGCCGGACGGGTCGCTCCCCGACCCGGACACGCCGGCGCCGCCGCGGTTCCTCGGCGAGTTCGACAACGCACTGCTCGGCCACGACGATCGCACCCGCGTCCTCGCCACCGAGCACCGGTCGCAGGTGCTGCTCAAGCCGGTGCGGCCGCTCCTGGTGGACGGGATGGCGGCCGGCGTGTGGACGTCCGGTTCCGACGGGCTGGTGGTGCGCCTGCTCGCGCCGCTCGACGACGTCGCCGCGGCCGACGTGGTGGCCGAGGGCGAGCGGATGCTGGCCGCGTTGTGGCCGGAGGCCGAGCGGAAGGTGCGGCTCGAACCCCCGGCCTGA
- a CDS encoding NTP transferase domain-containing protein, with protein sequence MTSRTAGIVLAGGRSSRMGTAKATLEWHGSTLLRRTAGVLARSVDGPVVVVRAPAQPLPPLPGDVEFVDDPVEGLGPVQGIAAGLAAVGERADAAFVCSTDLPFLHPAYILRVIDLLDGDAVLPYARGHRQPLATAYSTKLAPVLAEMADDRQLKLGQLFERCRTRRTDDAELLADPRLRHLDPDLDSVVNVNEPAEYRAARDRPAPEVVVQRFGALARRGGPAPGAVRAATLGSAAAAVGLELDRHVVAALNGDQITRDPETPLVAGDSVAFLSADAGG encoded by the coding sequence GTGACGTCCCGAACGGCAGGCATCGTGCTCGCCGGCGGGCGCTCGTCCCGGATGGGAACGGCGAAGGCGACCCTCGAGTGGCACGGGTCCACCCTGCTGCGGCGTACCGCCGGAGTCCTCGCCCGCAGCGTCGACGGGCCGGTCGTCGTGGTCCGCGCGCCTGCGCAACCGCTGCCGCCACTCCCGGGCGACGTCGAGTTCGTGGACGACCCGGTCGAGGGGCTCGGCCCGGTGCAGGGGATCGCCGCGGGCCTCGCCGCGGTCGGCGAGCGCGCCGACGCCGCGTTCGTCTGCTCGACGGACCTCCCCTTCCTGCACCCGGCCTACATCCTGCGGGTGATCGACCTGCTCGACGGCGACGCCGTCCTCCCGTACGCCCGCGGCCACCGCCAGCCGCTCGCCACGGCGTACAGCACGAAGCTCGCCCCCGTGCTCGCGGAGATGGCCGACGATCGGCAGCTCAAGCTCGGGCAGCTGTTCGAGCGCTGCCGCACCCGCCGCACCGACGACGCCGAGCTGCTCGCCGACCCCCGGCTCCGCCACCTCGACCCGGACCTGGACTCCGTCGTCAACGTGAACGAGCCCGCCGAGTACCGCGCGGCCCGGGATCGCCCGGCCCCTGAGGTCGTGGTCCAGCGGTTCGGGGCGCTCGCCCGCCGCGGCGGCCCGGCGCCCGGGGCGGTGCGTGCGGCCACGCTGGGCTCCGCGGCCGCTGCCGTCGGCCTGGAGCTGGACCGACACGTCGTCGCGGCGCTCAACGGCGACCAGATCACCCGGGATCCCGAGACGCCCTTGGTCGCGGGTGACTCCGTGGCCTTCCTGTCGGCGGACGCGGGGGGTTGA
- a CDS encoding ribose-5-phosphate isomerase, giving the protein MRVYLGSDHAGFELKTHLVAHLTGLGHEAIDVGPASYDAQDDYPPFCVEAARRTLADPGSLGVVLGGSGNGEQIAANKVPGIRCALAWSVETATLGRQHNDAQVVAVGARMHTLDEAAEIVAAFVATPFSGEPRHQRRIDLLSDYERTGVPPALPPEQIPAPTTTT; this is encoded by the coding sequence GTGCGCGTCTACCTGGGATCCGATCACGCCGGTTTCGAGCTCAAGACGCACCTGGTCGCACACCTGACCGGGCTGGGCCACGAGGCGATCGACGTCGGTCCCGCCTCCTACGACGCCCAGGACGACTACCCGCCGTTCTGCGTGGAAGCGGCCCGGCGCACGCTCGCCGACCCGGGCAGCCTCGGCGTCGTGCTCGGCGGCTCCGGCAACGGCGAGCAGATCGCCGCCAACAAGGTGCCCGGCATCCGGTGCGCGCTCGCGTGGAGCGTCGAGACCGCCACGCTGGGCCGCCAGCACAACGACGCGCAGGTCGTCGCGGTCGGCGCCCGGATGCACACCCTGGACGAGGCCGCCGAGATCGTGGCCGCGTTCGTCGCCACGCCGTTCTCCGGCGAGCCCCGCCACCAGCGGCGGATCGACCTGCTCAGCGACTACGAGCGCACGGGCGTGCCCCCCGCACTGCCCCCCGAACAGATCCCCGCGCCCACCACCACGACCTAG
- a CDS encoding cytochrome P450 family protein, translating to MTSQTVPSPFTETTGPARHAAFAELATTGPVQKVMLFTGVPAWVVTGYAEARELLAHPAVVKVAGGGPHMDAMPPELTAAMNTHLLSTNPPDHTRLRRLVTAAFTVRRVEALAPRVQEIADALLDDMAAAGDGAVDLVDGFGFPLPITVITELLGIPPGDRADFRRWSSIAVNGAVHPPEVYVDAARNIVGYVRELIAAKRTDPADDLLSALIAVHEGGDRLSQDELTSMVFLLLVAGHETTVNLIVSGTYALLRHPDQLALLRAEPERLPAAVEELLRYDGPVQVTIPAVAAAPIEVGGVTIPAGDVVLPALLAANRDPARFPEPDRLDITRPSNPHMAFGHGLHHCLGAPLARMEGRIALGALLARFPGLRLADPATEPARNPGLLMNGLVALPVVLD from the coding sequence GTGACCTCCCAGACGGTGCCATCGCCCTTCACCGAGACCACCGGGCCCGCGCGGCACGCCGCCTTCGCCGAGCTCGCGACCACCGGCCCGGTGCAGAAGGTCATGCTGTTCACCGGCGTCCCGGCGTGGGTGGTCACCGGGTACGCCGAAGCCCGGGAGCTGCTCGCCCACCCGGCAGTGGTCAAGGTCGCGGGCGGCGGCCCGCACATGGACGCGATGCCGCCGGAGCTGACCGCCGCGATGAACACGCACCTGCTCAGCACGAACCCGCCCGACCACACGCGGCTGCGCAGGCTGGTGACCGCCGCGTTCACCGTTCGCCGCGTCGAGGCATTGGCGCCGCGCGTCCAGGAGATCGCCGACGCCCTGCTCGACGACATGGCCGCGGCCGGTGACGGCGCCGTCGATCTCGTGGACGGCTTCGGGTTCCCGCTGCCGATCACCGTGATCACCGAGCTGCTCGGCATCCCGCCCGGCGACCGCGCCGACTTCCGGCGCTGGTCGTCGATCGCCGTCAACGGCGCCGTGCACCCGCCCGAGGTGTACGTCGACGCGGCCCGGAACATCGTCGGCTACGTGCGCGAGCTGATCGCCGCGAAGCGCACCGACCCCGCGGACGACCTGCTGTCGGCGCTCATCGCGGTGCACGAGGGCGGCGACCGGCTCTCGCAGGACGAGCTCACGTCGATGGTGTTCCTGCTGCTCGTGGCCGGGCACGAGACCACCGTCAACCTCATCGTCTCCGGCACGTACGCCCTGCTCCGGCACCCCGACCAGCTCGCACTGCTGCGGGCCGAACCCGAACGGCTGCCCGCCGCCGTCGAGGAGCTGCTGCGCTACGACGGTCCGGTGCAGGTGACGATCCCGGCGGTCGCGGCCGCGCCCATCGAGGTGGGCGGTGTGACGATCCCCGCGGGCGACGTCGTGCTGCCGGCCCTGCTCGCCGCCAACCGCGATCCGGCGCGCTTCCCCGAACCGGACCGCCTCGACATCACGCGGCCCTCGAACCCGCACATGGCGTTCGGCCACGGGTTGCACCATTGCCTCGGAGCGCCGCTCGCCCGCATGGAGGGGCGGATCGCGCTCGGCGCGCTGCTCGCCCGCTTCCCCGGACTGAGGCTCGCCGACCCGGCCACCGAACCGGCCCGCAACCCGGGACTGCTCATGAACGGGCTGGTCGCGCTGCCGGTCGTGCTCGACTAA
- a CDS encoding cytochrome P450 family protein, translating to MHLAPPHPWTATADGARHRAYAALAARGPVQQVPLPGGASGWLVTSDDAARAALMHPGLSKGGPERAPFADELPPGIAAAINHHMLAMDPPDHTRLRKLVAAAFTRRRTEALAPGVQQLADDLLDRLAEQDEADLITAFAYPLPIAVICRLLGVPDTDHHLFREWTGPLVVGGNMAGVEAYAAAATALVAYVRELLAEKRRRPADDLLSALVAVRDGGDRLTEDELTSMVYLLLLAGHETTVNLIGNAVLALLTHPGRLALLRAEPERLPAAVEELLRFDGPLQSAIPTITTEPVEIAGTRIPAGANVVVALLAANRDPDRHARPDELDLSRTEVLGHLAFGHGVHHCLGAPLARLEGRIALGSLIARFPRLRLAVPAAEITRTPGFMMNGLAELPVRLR from the coding sequence ATGCACCTCGCTCCGCCCCACCCGTGGACCGCCACCGCCGACGGCGCGCGCCACAGGGCGTATGCCGCGCTCGCCGCGCGCGGACCGGTACAGCAGGTCCCGCTGCCCGGCGGGGCCTCCGGGTGGCTGGTGACCAGCGACGACGCCGCTCGCGCCGCGCTCATGCACCCGGGCCTGTCGAAGGGCGGGCCGGAGCGGGCACCGTTCGCCGACGAGCTCCCCCCGGGCATCGCGGCGGCCATCAACCACCACATGCTCGCCATGGACCCGCCCGACCACACCCGCCTGCGCAAGCTGGTGGCGGCCGCCTTCACGCGCCGCCGCACCGAGGCGCTCGCGCCGGGCGTCCAGCAGCTGGCCGACGACCTGCTCGACCGGCTCGCCGAGCAGGACGAGGCCGACCTGATCACGGCGTTCGCGTATCCGCTGCCGATCGCCGTGATCTGCCGGCTGCTCGGTGTGCCGGACACCGACCACCACCTGTTCCGCGAATGGACGGGCCCGCTCGTCGTCGGCGGGAACATGGCGGGCGTCGAGGCGTATGCGGCCGCGGCCACGGCGCTCGTCGCGTACGTGCGGGAGCTGCTCGCGGAGAAGCGCAGGCGGCCGGCGGACGACCTGCTCTCCGCCCTCGTCGCCGTGCGCGACGGCGGCGACCGGCTCACGGAGGACGAGCTGACCTCGATGGTCTACCTGCTCCTGCTCGCCGGCCACGAGACGACCGTGAACCTGATCGGCAACGCCGTGCTGGCCCTGCTCACCCATCCCGGCCGGCTCGCGCTGCTGCGGGCCGAGCCCGAACGGCTCCCCGCGGCCGTCGAGGAGCTGCTGCGGTTCGACGGCCCCCTGCAGAGCGCCATCCCCACCATCACCACCGAGCCGGTGGAGATCGCCGGTACCCGGATCCCGGCAGGAGCGAACGTGGTGGTGGCGCTGCTGGCGGCCAACCGGGACCCCGATCGGCACGCGCGTCCCGACGAGCTCGATCTGAGCCGCACCGAGGTGCTCGGGCACCTCGCCTTCGGCCACGGCGTGCACCACTGCCTCGGCGCACCGCTCGCCCGGCTGGAGGGCCGCATCGCGCTCGGCAGCCTGATCGCCCGGTTCCCGCGGCTGCGGCTCGCGGTGCCGGCCGCGGAGATCACCAGAACCCCCGGATTCATGATGAACGGGCTCGCCGAGCTCCCTGTGAGGCTGCGATGA
- a CDS encoding carboxymuconolactone decarboxylase family protein: MRMTNPAFVLPDAMKGIQHLLKATTQGGVPQRTLELVGLRVSQVNGCAACIQGHVREARKAGETDERLMAVAAWWEAPYFDDAERAALRLAEAVTRTADRSDEAVPDEVWDEAADHFDEKQLAALLVMVGTLNLFNRINVAVKERADKPSWEAA; the protein is encoded by the coding sequence ATGCGAATGACGAACCCGGCGTTCGTGCTCCCGGACGCGATGAAGGGCATCCAGCACCTGCTGAAGGCGACGACCCAGGGCGGGGTGCCGCAGCGCACTCTCGAGCTGGTGGGCCTGCGGGTGAGCCAGGTCAACGGCTGCGCCGCGTGCATCCAGGGACACGTGCGCGAGGCCAGGAAGGCAGGTGAGACCGACGAGCGGCTGATGGCCGTGGCCGCGTGGTGGGAAGCCCCGTACTTCGACGACGCCGAGCGGGCCGCACTGCGGCTGGCGGAGGCCGTGACCCGCACGGCCGACCGGTCCGACGAGGCCGTGCCGGACGAGGTCTGGGACGAGGCCGCCGATCACTTCGACGAGAAGCAGCTCGCCGCGCTCCTCGTCATGGTCGGCACCCTCAACCTGTTCAACCGCATCAACGTGGCGGTGAAGGAGCGCGCCGACAAGCCCAGCTGGGAGGCCGCCTAG
- a CDS encoding HAD-IIA family hydrolase: protein MTDMDGVLVHEGRLIPGADEFITRLRDTGRPFLVLTNNSIYTPRDLQFRLRSSGIDLPVESIWTSALATASFLDDQRPQGSAYVVGEAGLTTALHEIGYVLTDNTPDYVVLGETRTYSFEAVTTAIRLIKGGARWVATNPDPTGPSVDGILPATGAVAALISRATGVEPYFIGKPNSLMMRAALNRLEAHSETTVMVGDRMDTDIIAGLEAGMRTVLVLTGITQAEEVDRFPYRPNRVVASIADLVSEV from the coding sequence ATGACCGACATGGACGGTGTCCTCGTGCACGAGGGCCGCCTGATCCCCGGTGCCGACGAGTTCATCACCCGCCTGCGCGACACCGGCAGGCCGTTCCTCGTGCTCACCAACAACTCGATCTACACACCCCGAGACCTGCAGTTCCGCCTGCGCAGCAGCGGGATCGACCTGCCGGTGGAGTCGATCTGGACCTCGGCGCTCGCCACCGCGAGCTTCCTGGACGACCAGCGGCCGCAGGGCAGCGCCTACGTCGTGGGCGAGGCCGGGCTCACCACGGCCTTGCACGAGATCGGCTACGTGCTCACCGACAACACACCCGACTACGTCGTGCTGGGGGAGACACGCACCTACAGCTTCGAGGCGGTGACCACCGCGATCCGGCTGATCAAGGGCGGTGCGCGGTGGGTGGCGACGAACCCGGACCCGACCGGGCCGTCGGTGGACGGGATCCTGCCGGCCACCGGCGCCGTGGCGGCACTGATCAGCCGGGCCACCGGGGTCGAGCCCTACTTCATCGGCAAGCCGAACTCCCTGATGATGCGGGCGGCGCTGAACCGGCTGGAGGCCCACTCGGAGACGACGGTGATGGTCGGCGACCGGATGGACACCGACATCATCGCCGGCCTCGAGGCCGGGATGCGCACGGTGCTGGTGCTGACCGGCATCACCCAGGCTGAGGAGGTCGATCGGTTCCCGTACCGGCCCAATCGCGTGGTGGCCTCGATCGCGGACCTCGTCAGCGAGGTCTGA
- a CDS encoding AI-2E family transporter produces MTTSEAPQRGRGTAIGEGITWAARWSLRMVLVAAGVVLIWLLIGALWSIVMPTLLAVILATVLWPPTGWLRRHRFPPALAAATVVLAGIVVLAGLVTLITTSVVGSVPEITSSATSGIQAIQQWLSGPPLNLAQSQLDAALQTATAQLQQSVSAITASVLTGVGSVASGVVTALLTLVLAFLFVKDGPRFLPWLQTVAGEGAGGHIAEVLWRIWNTLGDFIRVQALVAFVDGLLIGLGLVVLGVPLAIPLAVLTFLGGFVPIVGALVAGALSVLVALVSNGFTTALIVLVIIILVQQLEGNVLQPYLQGRSLRLHAAVVLLAVAAGSTLYGIAGAFLSVPVVAAAAVVVRYLGERVDARVAGGAPPRVDPPLESVQVVGGVPGAAAPDATVADPGIPERRDLDVPEPELPEMHRDGGSGRT; encoded by the coding sequence GTGACGACGAGCGAGGCTCCGCAGAGGGGCCGGGGCACCGCGATCGGCGAGGGCATCACGTGGGCCGCGCGGTGGAGCCTGCGCATGGTGCTCGTCGCCGCGGGCGTCGTGCTGATCTGGCTGTTGATCGGCGCGCTCTGGTCGATCGTGATGCCGACGCTGCTCGCGGTGATCCTCGCGACGGTGCTGTGGCCCCCGACGGGGTGGCTGCGCCGGCACCGCTTCCCGCCCGCACTGGCCGCCGCCACGGTGGTGCTCGCCGGCATCGTGGTGCTCGCCGGGCTGGTGACGCTCATCACCACGTCCGTCGTCGGCAGCGTCCCGGAGATCACGTCCAGCGCCACGTCGGGCATCCAGGCCATCCAGCAATGGCTGTCCGGGCCGCCGCTCAACCTCGCCCAGAGCCAGCTCGACGCTGCGCTGCAGACGGCCACCGCCCAGTTGCAGCAGAGCGTCTCCGCGATCACGGCCAGCGTGCTCACCGGCGTGGGGAGCGTGGCGTCGGGTGTGGTCACCGCCCTCCTGACGCTCGTGCTCGCGTTCCTGTTCGTGAAGGACGGGCCACGGTTCCTGCCCTGGCTGCAGACGGTCGCGGGGGAGGGCGCGGGCGGGCACATCGCCGAGGTGCTGTGGCGGATCTGGAACACGCTCGGTGACTTCATCCGCGTGCAGGCCCTGGTGGCGTTCGTCGACGGCCTGCTCATCGGGCTCGGGCTCGTGGTGCTGGGGGTGCCGCTCGCGATCCCGCTCGCCGTGCTGACGTTCCTCGGCGGGTTCGTGCCGATCGTCGGCGCGCTGGTGGCGGGCGCCCTGTCGGTGCTGGTCGCGCTCGTCAGCAACGGGTTCACCACTGCGCTGATCGTGCTCGTGATCATCATCCTGGTGCAGCAGCTCGAGGGCAACGTCCTGCAGCCGTACCTGCAGGGCCGCAGCCTGCGGTTGCACGCCGCCGTGGTGCTGCTCGCCGTCGCCGCAGGCAGCACGCTGTACGGCATCGCGGGCGCGTTCCTCTCGGTGCCGGTGGTGGCTGCGGCGGCCGTGGTCGTGCGCTACCTGGGGGAGCGGGTCGACGCCCGCGTGGCAGGCGGGGCGCCACCACGGGTCGATCCACCGCTGGAGAGCGTGCAGGTCGTCGGGGGCGTCCCTGGTGCGGCTGCTCCGGACGCCACCGTCGCCGACCCGGGCATCCCGGAGCGGCGCGACCTCGACGTGCCCGAGCCGGAGCTGCCCGAGATGCACCGGGATGGGGGTTCGGGCCGGACATGA
- a CDS encoding sigma-70 family RNA polymerase sigma factor, which yields MDRHEDFLADRFEEHRAHLKAVAYRMLGSHAEADDAVQEAWLRVTRADTAAVDNLAGWLTTVVARICLNVLRSRNQRREESLDARVPDLVVAPAEYASTPDPEKEALLADSVGLALLVVLETLSPAERLAFVLHDMFSMSFEEIAPVLERSEAATRQLASRARRRVRGARPEPDADLAAQRSVVDAFLAAARGGDLETLVSLLAPDVVVRADAGKLRPRTLLQGREAVAQGAMTFARVAELTRPALVNGAPGAAAFRGGRLVSVAAFTVSGGQITALDIVSDPERIARIDPAVLDG from the coding sequence ATGGACCGGCACGAGGATTTCCTGGCCGACAGGTTCGAGGAGCACCGCGCCCACCTCAAGGCGGTGGCGTACCGGATGCTGGGGTCCCACGCCGAGGCCGACGACGCCGTGCAGGAGGCGTGGCTGCGCGTCACCCGCGCCGACACGGCCGCCGTGGACAACCTCGCCGGCTGGCTCACCACGGTCGTCGCGCGCATCTGCCTCAACGTGCTGCGCTCCCGCAACCAGCGCCGTGAGGAGTCGCTGGACGCGCGCGTACCCGACCTGGTCGTCGCACCCGCCGAGTACGCCTCCACGCCCGACCCCGAGAAGGAGGCGCTGCTCGCCGACTCGGTCGGTCTCGCGCTGCTCGTCGTGCTGGAAACGCTGAGCCCGGCCGAGCGCCTCGCGTTCGTGCTGCACGACATGTTCTCGATGTCGTTCGAGGAGATCGCCCCCGTCCTCGAACGGAGCGAGGCCGCCACCCGGCAGCTGGCCAGCCGCGCCCGCCGCCGCGTGCGCGGCGCCCGCCCGGAACCGGACGCCGATCTCGCTGCCCAGCGCTCCGTCGTGGACGCGTTCCTCGCCGCGGCACGCGGCGGCGATCTCGAGACGCTCGTCTCCCTCCTCGCCCCGGACGTGGTGGTGCGCGCCGACGCCGGGAAGCTGCGGCCGCGCACCCTGCTCCAGGGCCGGGAGGCGGTCGCCCAGGGCGCGATGACGTTCGCGCGGGTCGCCGAGCTCACCCGCCCCGCGCTGGTCAACGGCGCGCCGGGGGCCGCGGCCTTCAGGGGCGGCCGGCTCGTCTCGGTGGCGGCGTTCACCGTCTCCGGCGGCCAGATCACCGCACTCGACATCGTCAGCGACCCGGAGCGGATCGCCCGCATCGACCCCGCCGTTCTCGACGGCTGA
- a CDS encoding Fpg/Nei family DNA glycosylase, which translates to MPEGHTLHRLAELHSRRYAGRPVAVSSPQGRFAASAALVDGRVLERTDAHGKHLFHHYGPDLVVHVHLGLYGTFGEAPLPAAEPVGQVRMRMVGATHYTDLRGATACELVTGAEAAAVRGRLGEDPLRDDADPERAWARISRSRAPLATLLMDQSVIAGVGNVYRAELLFRHRIDPQLPGRSLRRAQWDAMWGDLVALMREGVRTGRIDTVAPEHDPERTGRAPRQDRHGGEVYAYRRAGLPCLVCGTPIAHTAHAARNLFWCPKCQSGRRRRAGVSRARPAARPARS; encoded by the coding sequence ATGCCCGAAGGTCACACCCTCCACCGCCTCGCCGAACTGCACTCCCGCCGCTACGCAGGCCGCCCGGTCGCCGTGTCCAGCCCGCAGGGGCGGTTCGCGGCGAGCGCCGCGCTCGTCGACGGCCGCGTGCTGGAGCGCACGGACGCGCACGGCAAGCACCTGTTCCACCACTACGGCCCCGACCTGGTGGTGCACGTCCACCTCGGCCTCTACGGCACGTTCGGTGAGGCGCCGCTGCCGGCCGCGGAGCCGGTGGGACAGGTGCGGATGCGGATGGTGGGTGCCACCCACTACACCGACCTGCGCGGCGCCACGGCCTGCGAGCTCGTCACCGGTGCCGAGGCCGCCGCCGTGCGCGGCCGCCTCGGTGAGGACCCGCTGCGTGACGACGCCGACCCCGAGCGCGCGTGGGCCCGGATCTCGCGCTCGCGCGCTCCGCTCGCGACGCTGCTCATGGACCAGTCCGTGATCGCGGGCGTGGGCAACGTCTACCGGGCCGAACTGCTGTTCCGACACCGGATCGACCCCCAGCTGCCCGGCCGGTCACTGCGCAGGGCGCAGTGGGACGCGATGTGGGGCGACCTCGTCGCCTTGATGCGCGAGGGTGTGCGGACCGGCCGGATCGACACCGTCGCCCCCGAACACGATCCGGAGCGCACGGGCCGGGCACCGCGTCAGGACCGGCACGGCGGCGAGGTCTACGCGTACCGCCGCGCCGGGCTGCCGTGTCTCGTCTGCGGCACCCCCATCGCGCACACCGCGCACGCTGCCCGGAACCTGTTCTGGTGCCCGAAGTGCCAGTCGGGGCGGCGCAGGCGCGCGGGCGTTAGTCGAGCACGACCGGCAGCGCGACCAGCCCGTTCATGA
- a CDS encoding alpha/beta fold hydrolase, with amino-acid sequence MTTFVLVHGGWHGGWCWRRVVALLESAGHEVHAPTLTGLGDRAHLARPDTGLAVHIADVVAVLELDDLRDVVLVGHSSGGAVVTGVAQRRPDRLRELVYLDAFVPAPGRSVFDLLPAARRDHFLGLVDEAGRIVLDLDAAMDGWSLPDAADREWVRPRLRPFPVGALRDPLPPDPLPDLPRRYIHCTVKPGGDSFAGFAAAADSDPAWRLDRLDTGHDAMITAPGALATLLTGVVSAGCQQSHLADTRPPLPSDP; translated from the coding sequence ATGACCACATTCGTACTGGTGCACGGCGGGTGGCACGGTGGCTGGTGCTGGCGGCGCGTCGTGGCGCTGCTCGAGTCGGCGGGCCACGAGGTGCACGCCCCCACGCTGACCGGCCTCGGCGACCGGGCACACCTCGCCCGGCCGGACACGGGGCTCGCCGTCCACATCGCCGACGTCGTCGCCGTGCTCGAGCTGGACGACCTGCGCGACGTCGTCCTCGTGGGACACAGCTCGGGGGGTGCCGTGGTGACGGGAGTCGCGCAGCGGCGCCCGGACCGGCTCCGGGAGCTCGTGTACCTCGACGCGTTCGTCCCGGCACCCGGCCGCTCGGTGTTCGACCTGCTGCCCGCCGCTCGCCGGGACCACTTCCTCGGGCTCGTCGACGAGGCGGGGCGGATCGTGCTCGACCTCGACGCCGCCATGGACGGGTGGAGTCTCCCCGACGCCGCCGACCGGGAGTGGGTGCGGCCCCGGCTGCGCCCGTTCCCGGTCGGGGCGCTGCGTGACCCGCTCCCGCCCGACCCGCTTCCCGACCTGCCCCGCCGGTACATCCACTGCACGGTGAAGCCCGGTGGGGACAGCTTCGCCGGCTTCGCCGCAGCGGCCGACTCCGACCCGGCCTGGCGGCTCGACCGGCTCGACACCGGCCACGACGCGATGATCACCGCGCCCGGAGCGCTCGCGACCCTGCTCACCGGCGTCGTCTCAGCGGGGTGTCAGCAAAGCCACCTCGCCGATACCCGCCCGCCGCTACCGTCGGATCCGTGA